From the genome of Argentina anserina chromosome 4, drPotAnse1.1, whole genome shotgun sequence, one region includes:
- the LOC126791565 gene encoding uncharacterized protein LOC126791565 — protein MMRLLLRSHSHSARRCLTSSRSLSFLLSTHPVQQPLKPSHLLNPLISSSSLIGFSPKPRLTIISPSTFRFLNTHSSKDFDDYQDDTFQGEEMEEGGISDGREDGDSTDGWEDEDVAEPTAGDGGDGGGVVLQGVPWGERALSIAREVLTQFSDDIKLFSFKTTPRGYVFVRLDKLSNEYGCPSMEELGCYSKEYKRKLDDVGALGEIPEDLAVEVSSPGAERLLKVPDDLPRFKDKAMRVCYLDVDSKHLEKDGVFMLESVETDSESCVWKLANVKENRDPDRKGRPLTRKQIDWRLKLPFSVHKRVLLYLNSS, from the exons ATGATGAGGCTCCTCCTACGATCACATTCGCACAGCGCTCGAAGGTGTCTCACATCTTCAAGAAGCCTCTCTTTCTTATTATCAACCCACCCTGTACAACAACCCCTTAAACCCTCTCATCTCTTAAACCCtcttatttcttcttcttctttgattGGTTTCTCTCCTAAACCCAGACTCACAATTATTTCTCCATCTACTTTTCGATTCCTAAACACCCACTCGTCTAAGGATTTTGACGATTACCAAGATGACACCTTTCAGG GTGAAGAAATGGAAGAGGGAGGGATTTCAGATGGTCGGGAAGATGGAGATAGTACAGATGGTTGGGAGGATGAGGATGTTGCCGAGCCTACG GCTGGTGATGGAGGCGATGGGGGTGGAGTGGTGCTCCAGGGTGTTCCCTGGGGTGAGCGGGCACTGTCCATTGCTCGTGAGGTGTTGACACAATTTTCTGATGACATAAAGCTCTTCTCTTTCAAGACTACTCCTCGAGGATATGTGTTTGTGAGACTGGACAAACTCTCCAACGA ATACGGGTGTCCAAGTATGGAGGAGCTTGGGTGCTACAGTAAAGAATACAAGAGAAAGTTGGATGATGTTGGAGCACTCGGTGAAATACCTGAAGATTTGGCTGTTGAG GTATCATCTCCTGGTGCAGAGAGGTTACTAAAGGTACCAGATGATTTACCTCGGTTTAAAGACAAGGCCATGAGAGTATGTTATTTAGATGTGGATTCTAAACATCTAGAAAAAGATGGAGTATTTATGCTGGAGTCCGTTGAGACAGATTCAGAGAGCTGTGTGTGGAAGTTGGCAAATGTGAAGGAAAACAGGGATCCGGATAGGAAAGGCAGACCATTAACACGTAAACAGATCGATTGGAGACTAAAATTGCCATTTTCTGTGCATAAAAGGGTACTTCTGTACCTGAACTCAAGTTGA